Proteins encoded together in one Ciconia boyciana chromosome 25, ASM3463844v1, whole genome shotgun sequence window:
- the PPIA gene encoding peptidyl-prolyl cis-trans isomerase A has translation MANPVVFFDIAANGEPLGRVTFELFADKVPKTAENFRALSTGEKGFGYKGSCFHRIIPGFMCQGGDFTRHNGTGGKSIYGEKFPDENFILKHTGPGILSMANAGPNTNGSQFFICTAKTEWLDGKHVVFGRVKEGMNVVEAMERCGSKDGKTSKKITITDCGQLS, from the exons aTGGCCAACCCCGTCGTCTTCTTCGACATCGCCGCCAACGGCGAGCCCCTGGGCCGCGTCACCTTCGAG CTGTTTGCAGACAAGGTCCCCAAGACAGCAG aaaacTTCCGTGCCCTGAGCACTGGTGAGAAGGGATTCGGCTACAAGGGGTCCTGCTTCCACAGAATCATTCCTGGGTTCATGTGCCAG GGTGGCGACTTTACACGCCACAATGGCACTGGCGGCAAATCCATCTATGGGGAGAAGTTCCCCGATGAGAACTTCATCCTGAAGCACACGGGCCCTGGCATCCTGTCCATGGCCAACGCCGGCCCCAACACGAACGGCTCCCAGTTCTTTATCTGCACTGCCAAGACCGAATG GTTGGATGGCAAGCATGTCGTCTTTGGCCGCGTCAAGGAGGGGATGAACGTGGTGGAGGCCATGGAGCGCTGTGGCTCCAAAGATGGCAAAACGAGCAAGAAGATCACCATTACTGACTGCGGGCAGCTCTCATAA
- the ZMIZ2 gene encoding LOW QUALITY PROTEIN: zinc finger MIZ domain-containing protein 2 (The sequence of the model RefSeq protein was modified relative to this genomic sequence to represent the inferred CDS: deleted 1 base in 1 codon), with amino-acid sequence MNSMNPMKPSLPPTPHGDGSFAYEAVPWQPSTNQPAGSLSVVTTVWGVSNTSQSQVFGSPMGPGGSSSSTPLLPGMAGTGSGMSSPPFLPQQPFAEGAPGKGYVQPGVYGRSAYPGGPGFAASYAGSPGGPGGMGLPSHAGRPPADFTQAAAAAAVAAAAATATATATATVAALQEKQSQELSQYGTMGAGQPFSSQFLPHAGPRGPAGMSPAGMAGVMAPSGVSPVSMSPARAPGAGPLYGGQRMPQHAYAGPPPSQQLPRQGLKRAYSNEGYPAQQYLQGGQYAATGAQYAPSTPQPSAPSPSYPGHRLQQGMGQYLSASGNAGPYYKPADQFNGQSAGFSTYSQAAINGPGRSLPGYPSSPLAGNPTPPMTPGSGIPSYTSPGQDIKSPFLPDMKPSVTSLHPSPSGPAPGEELRLTFPVRDGVVLEPFRLQHNLAVSNHVFQLRDSVYKTLMMRPDLELQFKCYHHEDRQMNTNWPASVQVSVNATPLTIERGDNKTSHKPLYLKHVCQPGRNTIQITVTACCCSHLFVLQLVHRPSVRSVLQGLIKKRLLPAEHCITKIKRNFSSGTIPGTPGPNGEDGVEQTAIKVSLKCPITFRRIQLPARGHDCRHIQCFDLESYLQLNCERGTWRCPVCNKTALLEGLEVDQYMLGILIYIQNSEHEEITIDPTCSWKPVPVKPDVHVKEEPEGPALKRCRTLSPTHMVLPNIMEMIAALGPGSAPFPALPPPPAGAAADYGTPGSSFPGPGGFPEPFPAPGAPGTPTLSDFAPGPPPISYQSDIPSGLLAPEKPPAPPLPAQVSWVCPAGRMEPSHPGAAGAAQPPGRPAGTAAAPPERPARPPGTPGPAHAADLAFPPAPGMAGTGDGSEPALDLLPELTNPDELLSYLGPPDLPSSSNDDLLSLFENN; translated from the exons atGAACTCCATGAACCCCATGAAACCCTCCCTGCCGCCCACGCCCCACGG tgaTGGTTCATTTGCATACGAGGCTGTTCCTTGGCAACCGAGCACCAATCAGCCGGCGGGATCCCTCTCCGTGGTAACCACCGTCTGGGGTGTCAGCAACACCTCCCAGAGCCAG GTTTTCGGCAGCCCCATGGGCCCCGGggggagcagctccagcaccccGCTGCTGCCGGGCATGGCCGGCACCGGCTCGGGCATGAGCTCGCCGCCGTTCCTGCCGCAGCAGCCCTTCGCCGAGGGGGCCCCCGGGAAGGGCTACGTGCAGCCGGGCGTCTATGGCCGCAGCGCCTACCCCGGTGGGCCGGGCTTCGCCGCCAG ctacgccggcagccccggcggccccggcggaATGGGGCTCCCTTCGCACGCCGGCCGGCCCCCCGCCGACTTcacccaggcagctgctgccgctgccgtggccgccgccgccgccacagCCACGGCCACGGCTACAGCGACGGTGGCGGCactgcaggagaagcagagccaggagctgagccAGTACGGCACG ATGGGCGCGGGGCAGCCCTTCAGCAGCCAGTTCCTGCCCCACGCCGgaccccgcggccccgccggcatGAGCCCAGCTGGTATGGCGGGTGTCATGGCTCCTTCTGGCGTTTCCCCTGTAAGCATGAGCCCCGCACGGGCGCCTGGTGCCGGCCCCCTCTATGGTGGGCAGCGGATGCCCCAGCATGCCTATGCTGGCCCCCCCCCGAGCCAGCAGCTCCCCCGCCAGGGCCTCAAGCGGGCGTACTCCAACGAG GGATACCCAGCGCAGCAGTACCTCCAGGGCGGGCAGTACGCTGCGACCGGTGCCCAGTacgcccccagcaccccgcagCCCTCCGCTCCATCCCCCTCCTACCCTggccacaggctgcagcagggcatgGGCCAGTACCTCTCTGCCTCGGGCAACGCCGGACCCTATTACAAG CCGGCTGACCAGTTCAACGGGCAGAGCGCCGGCTTCAGCACCTACAGCCAGGCGGCCATCAATGGG CCGGGCCGGTCGCTGCCGGGGTACCCCAGCTCACCGCTGGCCGGGAACCCCACGCCGCCCATGACGCCGGGCAGCGGCATCCCCTCCTACACATCCCCGGGTCAGGACATCAAGTCGCCCTTCCTACCGGACATGAAGCCCAGCGTCACCTCCCTGCACCCGTCCCCCTCGG GGCCGGCTCCCGGGGAGGAGCTGCGGCTGACCTTCCCGGTGCGGGACGGCGTGGTGCTGGAGCCCTTCCGCCTGCAGCACAACCTGGCCGTCAGCAACCACGTCTTCCAGCTGCGCGACTCTGTCTACAAGACCCTCATGATGAG GCCTGACCTGGAGCTGCAGTTCAAGTGCTACCACCACGAGGACCGGCAGATGAACACCAACTGGCCGGCCTCCGTGCAGGTGAGCGTCAACGCCACGCCGCTCACCATTGAGCGTGGCGACAACAAGACCTCCCACAAGCCGCTCTACCTGAAGCACGTCTGCCAGCCCGGCAGGAACACCATCCAGATCACCGTTACCGCCTGCTGCTGC TCCCACCTCTTCGTCCTGCAGCTGGTTCACCGGCCCTCGGTGCGCTCGGTGCTGCAGGGTCTCATCAAGAAGCGCCTGCTCCCCGCCGAGCACTGCATCACCAAAA tCAAGCGCAACTTCAGCAGCGGGACCATCCCGGGGACCCCGGGGCCCAATGGCGAGGACGGCGTGGAGCAGACGGCCATCAAGGTGTCCCTCAAGTGTCCCATCACCTTCCGGAGGATTCAGCTCCCGGCCAGGGGCCACGACTGCCGGCACATACAG TGCTTCGACCTGGAGTCCTACCTGCAGCTCAACTGCGAGAGGGGGACGTGGCGGTGTCCCGTCTGCAA taAGACGGCcctgctggaggggctggaggtggaCCAGTACATGCTGGGCATTCTGATCTACATCCAGAA ctcGGAGCACGAGGAGATCACCATCGACCCGACCTGCAGCTGGAAACCCGTCCCGGTCAAACCCGACGTCCACGTCAAGGAGGAGCCGGAGGGGCCGGCGCTGAAGCGGTGCCGGACCCTCAGCCCCACGCACATGGTGCTGCCCAACATCATGGAGATGATCGCGGCCCTGGGGCCCGGCTCCGCGCCCTTCCCGGCTCTGCCGCCGCCAccggcgggcgctgccgccgACTACGGCACCCCGG GTTCCAGCTTTCCCGGACCCGGGGGCTTCCCAGAGCCGTtccccgcccccggcgcccccggCACACCGACGCTGAGCGACTTcgcgccgggacccccccccatcTCCTACCAGTCCGACATCCCCAGCGGCCTCCTGGCCCCTGAGaagccccccgcgcccccgctcCCTGCACAGGTCAGCTGGGT CTGCCCCGCCGGGCGGATGGAGCCGTCCCACCCCGGTGCAGCCGGGGCTGCACAACCCCCCGGGCGGCCAGCCGGCACAGCCGCTGCACCACCGGAGCGC CCGGCACggccccctgggacccccggcCCGGCGCACGCCGCCGACCTCGCCTTCCCCCCGGCACCCGGCATGGCCGGGACGGGCGACGGGTCGGAGCCTGCCCTCGAC ctcctgcccgaGCTGACGAACCCCGACGAGCTGCTCTCCTACCTGGGCCCCCCCgacctccccagcagcagcaacgacgacctcctctccctcttcgAGAACAACTGA